The DNA window AGCCGGTCTGGTCGGTCTCGGTCAGCGGCGGCACGTCCACCGAACCGTCCCGCGCCTGACCGACCGGGGTGACCGGCGCGGCCACCTTGATGGCCGGCACCGAGAGGCGGACCGGCAGGCTGGCCGGCTTCCGGGCCGGGGCGGCGGACGAGGCCGGCGGGGGCGCCACCGCGCTCGACCCGGCCGACGCGTCGGCGACGTCGAACGGCCCGGCGGTGCGGCCGAGTCCGGCCCCGACGGCGAACACGCCGAGCAGCACCAGCACCACGGCCATCGGTTTCGACCAGGGGCCCCGCCGCCGGTCCCGTCCCGGCGGCCCAGCCGGAGGCGGCGCCGGGACGGGACCGGCGGGCGGCGGGCCGGCGGGCCGGGCCCGGACGGCCGGCGCACCCGCCGGCGGCAGTTGCCAGGGACGCGACGCGGCCGGCGGCGGCAACCAGGGCCGCGAGCCGGACGGCGGGGCGTGCGCCGACCGCGAGTCGGCGGGCGGACTCCACGGAGCCGAGCCGGCGGGCGGCGGCGCGTCGGCAGGCGGGGAGACGGCCGGTCGAGAGCGGGAGGGTGGGGAGGCGGCCGGGGGCAGCGCGAGGAAGGGCCAGCCGGAGCGCCGGGAGCCGGCCGGCGGCGGGGCGGAGTAGTCGGCCATGGCGTGTCTCAGGGCCGGGCGGCGCCGGAGTTGCGGCGGGACGCGGCCACGCCGAGCCCGGCGCCGACCACTGTCAACGCCAGCCCGACCGGCACCAACAGGCCGCCGAGGCCGGGCCCGGCGGTGCCGCCGAAGCCGGTGGCCGGACCCCGGCTGGGAAAGTGGCTCGGCGGCCGGGTGTGCTGCCCCTGCTTGACCACCTGGAGCATGGTGGACGCGGTCTCACCGCTCGGGCATTCCAGCTTGACCCGGTAGTTGCCGGGCCGGGTGCGCTCGTTGACCATCGGCGAGGCGGTGAGCAGACCCCGTTGCGGCTGCACCTGGATCCGGCCGAAGGCGTCGGAGACCACGATCGCCGGCACCGAGTTGTCGCGGCAGCTTGCCCGGATGCCGACCAGATAGCCCGGCTCCACCGTGCTCGGGGTGACCTCCACGAAGATCACGTCGGCGGGCGGCTGGCCGGGCACCGGCTCGGCGGCGCGCGGCGCGGCCTGCACGGCCGCCGCGCCGAGCAGCGGGGCGGCACACACGACCACCGCGGCCAGCAGCGCCGCACGTCCCCTGACTGACCCCATGACCCCTCCCGGCGTACGGGATGAATCCTCTCACCCCCGGCCGCACCTCACATCCGATCGGCGCGGCTGTCGCGTAGGCTCGGGTCGCTGTGACCACCACCGACGTCCCCACCGCCCGCATCCGCACCTTCCATCCGCGTCGCGGGCGGATGAGCGACCGGCAGCGCGACGCGCTGACCCGGCTCTGGCCCGCGTACGGCCTGGAGATCGCCGCCCTCGACGGGCCGTGCGATCCGGCGGCGCTGTTCGGACGGCGGGCGCCGCTGGTGCTGGAGATCGGCTCCGGCATGGGCGACGCCACCGCCGCCATGGCGGCGGCCGACCCGAGCCGACACTATCTGGCGGTCGAGGTCCACACGCCGGGAATCGCCAACCTGCTGGAGCTGGTGGAACGGCACCGACTGGAGAACGTGCGGGTCGCCGAGGGCGACGCCCTGGACCTGGTGCGGGCCATGCCGGAGGGCCGTCTGGACGCGGTGCACGTCTACTTCCCGGACCCGTGGCCGAAGACCCGGCACCACAAGCGGCGGATCATCCAGCCGGCGCACGTGGCGCTGCTGCGCTCCCGGCTGGCGCCCGGCGGCACGCTGCACTGCGCCACCGACTGGGCCGAGTACGCCGAGTCGATGCGGGTGACGCTGACCGCCGACCCCGAACTGGTCGACGTGCACGGCGGCTACGCGCCCCGGCCGGCGCACCGGCCGGTGACCAAGTTCGAGCGGCGCGCGGTCACCGCGGGCCGGGAGGTCTTCGACCTGATCCACCGGCGGCGCTGAACCCGGTTGGCGCGGCGTGGTGTGATCCAGGCACGATGGGAGCCGCCATGACTCTCACCGCCGCGCTGCCGAAGACCGCCGACCCCGACACCCTCTACGACGCGTTCGCCTCCTGGGCGTCCGAGCGCGGTCTCGACCTCTATCCGCACCAGGAGGAGGCGGTCATCGAGATCGTCTCCGGCGCGAACGTGATCATGAATACGCCGACCGGCTCGGGCAAGAGCCTGGTGGCGATCGCGGCCCACTTCGCGGCGCTGGCCGACGACCGGACCAGCTTCTACACCGCGCCGATCAAGGCGCTGGTGTCGGAGAAGTTCTTCGCGCTCTGCGAGGTCTTCGGCGCGGAGAACGTCGGCATGCTCACCGGTGACGCCAGCGTCAACGCCGACGCCCCGATCATCTGCTGCACCGCCGAGATCCTGGCCAACCTGGCGCTGCGCGAGGGCCGCCGGGCCGACGTCGGCCAGGTGATCATGGACGAGTTCCACTTCTACGCCGAGCCGGACCGCGGCTGGGCCTGGCAGGTGCCGATCATCGAGCTGCCGCAGGCCCAGTTCGTGCTGATGTCCGCCACGCTCGGCGACACCACCCGCTTCGTCGACGACCTGACCCGGCGCACCGGGCGGCCGACCGCCGTCGTCCGCTCGGCCGAGCGGCCGGTCCCGCTCCTCTTCTCGTACGCGACCACGCCGCTGCACGAGACGCTCGAGGAGCTGCTGGAGACCAAGCAGGCCCCGGTGTACGTGGTGCACTTCACCCAGGCCGCCGCGCTGGAACGGGCGCAGGCGCTGATGAGCGTGAACGTGTGCACCCGCGCGGAGAAGGACATGATCGCCCAGGCGATCGGCAACTTCCGGTTCACCTCCGGCTTCGGCAAGACGCTGTCCCGGCTGGTCCGGCACGGCATCGGCGTCCACCACGCCGGCATGCTCCCGAAGTACCGCCGGCTGGTGGAGACGCTCGCCCAGGCCGGCCTGCTCAAGGTCATCTGCGGCACCGACACGCTCGGCGTCGGCATCAACGTCCCGATCCGCACCGTGCTCTTCACCGGCCTCTCGAAGTACGACGGGGTGCGGACGCGCCTGCTGAAGGCCCGCGAGTTCCACCAGATCGCCGGCCGGGCCGGGCGGGCCGGGTTCGACACCATCGGCCGGGTCGTGGTGCAGGCCCCCGAGCACGTGATCGAGAACGAGAAGGCGCTGGCCAAGGCCGGCGACGACCCGAAGAAGCGCCGCAAGGTGGTGAAGAAGAAGCCGCCGGAGGGCTCCATCGGCTGGGGCGAGCCGACGTTCCAGCGTCTCGTCGAGGCGGAGCCGGAGCCGCTCACGTCCAGTTTCCAGGTCAGCCACTCGATGCTGCTCAACGTGATCGGCCGGCCCGGCGACGCGTTCGCCTCGATGCGGCACCTGCTCACCGACAACCACGAGGACCCGGCCGCCCAGCGCCGGCACATCCGCCGGGCCATCGCCATCTACCGGGCGCTGCGCGCCGGCGGCGTGGTCGAGGAGCTGCCCGAGCCGGACGAGGCCGGCCGGCGGGTCCGCCTCACCGTCGACCTCCAGCTCGACTTCGCGCTCAACCAGCCGCTGTCGCCGCTCGCGCTGGCCGCGATCGAGCTGCTCGACCGGGAGTCCCCGTCGTACGCGCTGGACGTGCTCAGCGTGATCGAGGCGATCCTGGACAACCCGCGGCAGATCCTGTCCGCGCAGCAGTTCAAGGCGCGCGGCGAGGCGGTCGCCGCGATGAAGGCCGAGGGCATCGAGTACGAGGCGCGGCTGGAGCTGCTCGACGAGGTGACCTGGCCGCAGCCGCTCGCCGAGCTGCTGGCCGGGGCGTACGAGATGTACCGGCAGGGCCACCCGTGGGTCGCCGACCACGAGTTGGCCCCGAAGTCCGTGGTCCGGGACATGTACGAGCGGGCCATGACCTTCCCGGAGTACGTCCAGTTCTACGGGCTGTCCCGGTCCGAGGGCCTGGTGCTGCGTTATCTCGCCGACGCGTACAAGACGCTGCGGCAGACCGTGCCGGAGGACGCCAAGACCGAGGAGTTGGTCGACCTCATCGAGTGGCTGGGTGAGCTGGTCCGCCAGGTCGACTCCAGCCTGATCGACGAGTGGGAGCGGCTACGCAACCCGTCCGACGTGGCCGAGGTCGCCGCCTCGCTGGACGACCGGCCGCCGGCGGTCACCCGCAACGCGCGGGCGTTCCGGGTGCTGGTGCGCAACGCGCTGTTCCGCCGGGTCGAGCTGGCCGCCCTGCGCCGCTGGGACCTGCTCGGCGAGCTGGACTCCGGGGACGGCTGGCACGCCGACGCGTGGGCCGACGCGCTGGAGCCGTACTTCGAGGCGTACGACTCGATCGGGGTGGGGCCGGACGCGCGCGGGCCGGCACTTCTGATGATCGAGCAGGGCCGGGAGCGATGGACCGTACGTCAGATCCTGGACGACCCGGAGGGCGACCACGACTGGGGCATCAGCGCCGAGGTGGACCTGGCCGCCTCCGACGAGGTGGGCGCGGCGGTCGTCCGGGTCACCGACGTCGGTCAGCTCTGATCTGATCCGACCACACCGCGGGGGCGAGACCTGGCCGGTCCCGCCCCCGCGGTGTCACGCGGACTCTCGGTCAGTCGCGCGGAGCCTGGAACGCCAGTCGCCGGCGACGGAACACGACGAACAGCACCGCGCCGATCGCGAGCACGGCGGCACCCGTACCGGCCAGGGCGGCGGCCGGCGCGCCGGTGACCGGCAGGCCACCGCCGGAACCGCCGTCGCCGCCGCCCGCGCCACCCTCACCGGTGGTGATGACGATGCGGGCGGTGTTGTTCGCCGGCTTCGTCTCGGTGGACGACGTCGCGCCGTTGACCACGATGGTGCCGTCGGACCCCGGCGTCGACTTGATCTTCACCCGGACGCTGGTCTTGATCCGGCCGTAGCCGGACGCGACGCTCGGGAACTCGCTCTCGAAGTTGCACCGCAGCTTCGCCGACTCGGGCAGCGTCTTGCCGGGCTCGCCGTCGGTGTAGCACCACTCGTTGGGCAGCAGCACCGTGCCGCTCGGCGCGGTGATGACCACGCCGGGGCCACCGCCGTCGGAGGGGCCGTTGTTGACGATCTCGTAGCCGAGCTCGACGGTCTGCCCGACCGCGCCCTTGACCGGCGGCGCGGTGACCGCGACGTCGAGCGTGTTCTTCTTGCTCCAGAAGTGGAAGTCGGCGTAGTTGTCGAACTCGTCGATCTCCCGCTCCACGGCCGACCGCTTGGCGAGTCCCGCGCGTACCGCCTGGGCGTGCAGCTTCTCGGCGGCGGCGGCGAACGACGGGCCGGCGCCCTTGGCGGCCGAGACCTTCTTCGCCGCCTCAGCCTCCCCGGCCAGGGCGGTGCTGAAGGACGCCCAGTTCTCGTCCGGACCGGGCAGATTGCGGCCGAAGGTGATGTTGAACAGCGACGCGCCGGTCTCCTCGTCGAACAGCAGCAGGCCCTCACCCGGATTGAGCGTCAGCGGCACGGTGCAGGTGACCTGGCTCGGGCCGTAGACGTAGGGCAGGCCGATGTCGTTCGGGTAGTAGTCGACGTAGGTGCAGTCGCTGTACCGCTCGACGAAGGTCGCGCCGGTGGGCAGGTCGACCCGCACCGTGAAGTCGGTCGCCGGGCTGTCGCCCTCGTTGAGGACACCGCTGCGCAGCGGGACGCGGTCACCCCCGCCGACCGGGTGGGACTTGTCGTTCAGGTCCTCGGCGGCGGCGACCAGGTCGGGACCGGACGCGACGATCGTGACCGGGAAGGTGGTGGTGTTGTCGCCGGGGTTGGCGTCCTCCTCGGCCCCGGCGATGGTCACGGTCACCGCACCGGCGTCGCCGGGGGTGGCACCCGTGCGGCTGGCCAGGTCCACCGAATAGAGGTGGTCGGTCTGGCCGGCGGCCAGCCGGCCGACGGTGCAGGTGACCTTCTTCGCGGCGAGCTTGCAGGCGTCGTTCCACTCCGACACCGAGGGGGTCACGTCGGACGAGAGCTTGCTCAGGTCGAGCGTGACGGTCACCGCCGTCGCGTCGGCCTGGCCCCAGTTGTAGAGGTAGATGCCGACCGTGGTGCCGCTGTTGTCGATCTCCGCGACGGGATCGCGGTCGAAGGAGACCGACAGGTCGGGCAGCTCGTCGGCGGCGTGCGCCGGGGCCGACGGGGCGAAGAGCGCGGTCGTCGCCAGCAGCGCCACACCAGCGGCGAGGCGGGGCCAGCGGGCCGTGAGGGATCTCATGGTTGCTCCGGAAGAGAGGGTTGGAAGACCGCACTCTATTTCAAGATCAGGAACCCCGTTGTCCCGTGTGGTCCGGCTGGCCGATGCCGCTCCGGTCGTCCCGGCAGGGCCGGTGACGCGGCCTCGACGGCCAGCAGGCGGGCCAGCGCCGACGTGTCCGGTCGATCGTCACCGACCCCGAAGACGTTCTGCGCCATCCGCACACGCGGGCCCCTCAAGACCCTGGGCGATGTCAGACCCGTCGATTAGAATGTATGTACTAAACGAGCCGTTGACCTGGGAGGATGCTCGTGACTGCGCCCACCTCCGCCGCCCCTGTCACCCCCTACGCCACCCTTCTCGGGTTCACCCGCTACGTGGACCGCACCGGCCCCACCAAGGCCACGTTCGTCGGCGGTCTGCGCCGGCAGCGGGCGAGCCGGCACGGCTTCAACCCGCACGGCCAGTTCGTCAAGGCGCTCAAGGCCGACGTGGCCTTCCACACCGGCGGCACCCACCTGGCCCAGGTGGCCGACGTGGTCAAGCCACGGTGGCGCCCGCTCTACGAGGCGCTCGTGCCGGGCGCGACCCGCTGGTTGCAGTCGTTGGGCGAGCCGGCCGGCGTCCACCTGGCCCAGGCACGCGACGCCCTCGCGATGCTCGGCGATCTGCCCGTGAAGATCAATCCACAGTTCGGCGTGCGCTACGCCGACGGCCGGGCCGAGGCGATCCGGCTGCACTTCGACGAGGCGCCGCCGAGCGAGGAGGCCACCCTGGCCACCCTGCACCTGATGGCCCGACACATGGACGCCGTGCTGCCGCACGCCGAGCCGGTCCTCGTCGACGTGCGGCGCGGCGAGGCGCACCGGATGCCGGCCGACGCCAAGCCCGAGCAGATCGAGCAGTGGCTGGCCGGCGAGGCAGCCGCGTTCCGCGCCATCTGGTCCACCGCCGCCTGACCGCCACCGACCCCGGACGGCCGTCCCCGATCACGGGGGCGGCCGTCCGGCCGTGTGGAGGAGAGCGCGGACGAGACTCAGGCGGCCAGATACTTCTCCAGGTCGTCGAGGATCTTGTTGGCTGCGCCGACGCCGATGCCGGTCATCCACACCTCGTCGGAGACCACGTGCGCCTTGCCGGCCCTCACCGCGGACAGGCCCTTCCAGAGGCTCCCGGTGGTGACCTTCGCCTGCTCGGCGGCGGCCTTCTCGCCGTACGCGGTCACGAACACCACGTCGCCGTCGACCTCGTTGACCCGCTCGGCGCTGACCAGGTCGAAGCGCCTGTCCTCCTTGCCCTCCAGGCGCTGCCGCTCCGGGCGGCCCAGGCCGGTGTCGCCGACCACGATGCCGGAGAACGAGTCCGGGCCGTACACCCGGATGTTGCCCGGGATGAAGCGCACGATGGAGATCTTGCGCGCGTCCGCGTCGCCGAGCTTCGCGCCGAAGTCCCTCGCCCGCTTCTCGTACGCGGCCAGCAGGTCCTTGGCCTGCTGCTCCTTGCCGAGCGCCGCGCCGTCGAGGAGGAAGTTCTCCTTCCAGGTGACGCCGACCTTCTCGGTGAACACGGTCGGCGCGATGGCGGACAACTCGTCGTAGAACTTCTCCTGGCGGAACTTGCTGCCGAGGATCAGGTCCGGCTTGAGCGCGTTGATCGCCTCCAGGTCGGGCTCGGTGAGCACGCCGACCTCGGTGATGCCGGTGAGCTTCTCCGCGCCGAAGTAGGTGGGCCAACTCTTCGCCTCGCCGGCGGTGGCCGCGCCGACCGGGGTGACACCCAGCGACAGCGCAGTGTCGATCTTGTCGGTGTCGAGCACCACCACGCGCTTGGGCTCGACGGGCACCTTGGTGGCGCCCATGGCGTGGGTGATGTCCCGGGTCTCCCCGGCGCCGGCGCCGGCGACCGGGTCGCTCTCCCCGCAGGCGGTGAGGCCGACGCCGAGGGCGAGGGCGGTGGTGAGTACGGCGGCGAGGCGACGCATCAGGTTCCTTTCCGTGGTGCGGCTGCGGGCCGGCGCGCTCAGGCGTCGCCGACGGGGGCGCCGACCGGGGCCGGCGTGCCGGCCGGAGCGGCCGGGGAGTGGGTGCGTGCGGGCGGGGCGGCCGAGGTCTGGGTGCGGGCGGGCACCACGAGCGGGGCGCCGGTGACCGGGCAGGGCACGACCACGCAGCCGAGCCCGAAGACGTCGCGGACCAGGTCGGCGGTGAGGATCTCGCGTGGCGGGCCGGCCGCGACCACCGCGCCGTCGCGCATGGCGACCGGGTGGTCGGCGTACCGGGCGGCCTGGTTGAGGTCGTGCAGCACGGCCACCACGGTCCGGCCCCGCTCGGCGCGCAGCCGGTGCAGCAGGTCCAGCACCTCCACCTGGTGGGCCAGGTCGAGGAAGGTGGTGGGCTCGTCGAGCAGCAGCGCATCGGTGTCCTGGGCGAGGGTCATGGCGATCCACACCCGCTGGCGCTGCCCGCCGGAGAGCGTGTCCACCGCGCGGTCGGCCAGCCCGGTCACGTCGGCCAGCCGCATGGCCTCGTCGACGGCCCGGCCGTCCTCGGCCGACCACTGCCGCCACCACCGCTGGTAGGGCTGCCGACCGCGCCCGACCAGGTCGGCCACGGTGATCCCCTCGGGCACCAGCGGGCTCTGCGGCA is part of the Micromonospora sp. WMMD980 genome and encodes:
- the trmB gene encoding tRNA (guanosine(46)-N7)-methyltransferase TrmB, whose amino-acid sequence is MSDRQRDALTRLWPAYGLEIAALDGPCDPAALFGRRAPLVLEIGSGMGDATAAMAAADPSRHYLAVEVHTPGIANLLELVERHRLENVRVAEGDALDLVRAMPEGRLDAVHVYFPDPWPKTRHHKRRIIQPAHVALLRSRLAPGGTLHCATDWAEYAESMRVTLTADPELVDVHGGYAPRPAHRPVTKFERRAVTAGREVFDLIHRRR
- a CDS encoding DEAD/DEAH box helicase, yielding MTLTAALPKTADPDTLYDAFASWASERGLDLYPHQEEAVIEIVSGANVIMNTPTGSGKSLVAIAAHFAALADDRTSFYTAPIKALVSEKFFALCEVFGAENVGMLTGDASVNADAPIICCTAEILANLALREGRRADVGQVIMDEFHFYAEPDRGWAWQVPIIELPQAQFVLMSATLGDTTRFVDDLTRRTGRPTAVVRSAERPVPLLFSYATTPLHETLEELLETKQAPVYVVHFTQAAALERAQALMSVNVCTRAEKDMIAQAIGNFRFTSGFGKTLSRLVRHGIGVHHAGMLPKYRRLVETLAQAGLLKVICGTDTLGVGINVPIRTVLFTGLSKYDGVRTRLLKAREFHQIAGRAGRAGFDTIGRVVVQAPEHVIENEKALAKAGDDPKKRRKVVKKKPPEGSIGWGEPTFQRLVEAEPEPLTSSFQVSHSMLLNVIGRPGDAFASMRHLLTDNHEDPAAQRRHIRRAIAIYRALRAGGVVEELPEPDEAGRRVRLTVDLQLDFALNQPLSPLALAAIELLDRESPSYALDVLSVIEAILDNPRQILSAQQFKARGEAVAAMKAEGIEYEARLELLDEVTWPQPLAELLAGAYEMYRQGHPWVADHELAPKSVVRDMYERAMTFPEYVQFYGLSRSEGLVLRYLADAYKTLRQTVPEDAKTEELVDLIEWLGELVRQVDSSLIDEWERLRNPSDVAEVAASLDDRPPAVTRNARAFRVLVRNALFRRVELAALRRWDLLGELDSGDGWHADAWADALEPYFEAYDSIGVGPDARGPALLMIEQGRERWTVRQILDDPEGDHDWGISAEVDLAASDEVGAAVVRVTDVGQL
- a CDS encoding peptidase, translated to MRSLTARWPRLAAGVALLATTALFAPSAPAHAADELPDLSVSFDRDPVAEIDNSGTTVGIYLYNWGQADATAVTVTLDLSKLSSDVTPSVSEWNDACKLAAKKVTCTVGRLAAGQTDHLYSVDLASRTGATPGDAGAVTVTIAGAEEDANPGDNTTTFPVTIVASGPDLVAAAEDLNDKSHPVGGGDRVPLRSGVLNEGDSPATDFTVRVDLPTGATFVERYSDCTYVDYYPNDIGLPYVYGPSQVTCTVPLTLNPGEGLLLFDEETGASLFNITFGRNLPGPDENWASFSTALAGEAEAAKKVSAAKGAGPSFAAAAEKLHAQAVRAGLAKRSAVEREIDEFDNYADFHFWSKKNTLDVAVTAPPVKGAVGQTVELGYEIVNNGPSDGGGPGVVITAPSGTVLLPNEWCYTDGEPGKTLPESAKLRCNFESEFPSVASGYGRIKTSVRVKIKSTPGSDGTIVVNGATSSTETKPANNTARIVITTGEGGAGGGDGGSGGGLPVTGAPAAALAGTGAAVLAIGAVLFVVFRRRRLAFQAPRD
- a CDS encoding iron-siderophore ABC transporter substrate-binding protein; translation: MRRLAAVLTTALALGVGLTACGESDPVAGAGAGETRDITHAMGATKVPVEPKRVVVLDTDKIDTALSLGVTPVGAATAGEAKSWPTYFGAEKLTGITEVGVLTEPDLEAINALKPDLILGSKFRQEKFYDELSAIAPTVFTEKVGVTWKENFLLDGAALGKEQQAKDLLAAYEKRARDFGAKLGDADARKISIVRFIPGNIRVYGPDSFSGIVVGDTGLGRPERQRLEGKEDRRFDLVSAERVNEVDGDVVFVTAYGEKAAAEQAKVTTGSLWKGLSAVRAGKAHVVSDEVWMTGIGVGAANKILDDLEKYLAA
- a CDS encoding ABC transporter ATP-binding protein; protein product: MTALLSTRDLVVGYEGRTVLDGLELDLPADAFTVIVGPNACGKSTLLRTMARLLTPRRGAVLLDGAQIRDLPTRDVARRLGVLPQSPLVPEGITVADLVGRGRQPYQRWWRQWSAEDGRAVDEAMRLADVTGLADRAVDTLSGGQRQRVWIAMTLAQDTDALLLDEPTTFLDLAHQVEVLDLLHRLRAERGRTVVAVLHDLNQAARYADHPVAMRDGAVVAAGPPREILTADLVRDVFGLGCVVVPCPVTGAPLVVPARTQTSAAPPARTHSPAAPAGTPAPVGAPVGDA